The Deinococcus aquaticus genomic interval TTCACGACGAGCGCCGCCGCCTCCCAGGGGGCCGCGTGGGCACTGACGGCCTGCACGTGCGGCGAGTTCCAGTGGGCCGCGACGGCCTGCGCGCGCTCCAGGGTGCGGTTCACGATCCACACCCGCTGACCGGCGCCCAGCAGGGCGTGCACGGCGGCGCGGGCGGCCCCCCCGGCGCCCAGAACGATCACGTCCTGACCATCCGGCCAGTCGTACCCCGCGTCGGTCAGGGCGGCGCTCAGGCCCGGCGCGTCGGTGTTGTCGCCGTGCAGGGCGCCGTCCCGGTGAACGATGGTGTTCACCGCGCCGATGGCCCGCGCCGCCTCGCTGAGGCTGTCGAGCAGGGGCAGGGCCGCCTCCTTGTGCGGCAGGCTCAGGTTCGCGCCCAGCACGCCGGGCCGCCGCAGGTCGGCCACCGCGCTCCGCAGGTCGGCCGGGGCAACCCGCAGCGCGTCGTACGTGCCGTTCAGGCCCGCATGAGCGAACGCCGCCCGGTGCATGCGGGGCGACAGGGAATGCGCGGCCGGGTCGGCGTACAGGAAGGCGTGAAAGGCAGGGGTTCCGTCCGGCAGGCTCACCCGGTCAGTCTAGAGCATCCCCCCTGATACGGATTCCGTCCGTTTCGTTAACACCCCGGACTCGGCGCCGGGTGGCCAACTCCATTCCCGGAGGGGCGCTCTGCTTCCAGTCGCATCCGACCGGATTGAACGGCTG includes:
- the aroE gene encoding shikimate dehydrogenase, with the protein product MHRAAFAHAGLNGTYDALRVAPADLRSAVADLRRPGVLGANLSLPHKEAALPLLDSLSEAARAIGAVNTIVHRDGALHGDNTDAPGLSAALTDAGYDWPDGQDVIVLGAGGAARAAVHALLGAGQRVWIVNRTLERAQAVAAHWNSPHVQAVSAHAAPWEAAALVVNASSAGLNDPDQTPLDAAFLTRLSAGALMYDMVYKPAETRMMREARAAGLSAENGLGMLAHQARLAFRAWTGADVPVSVFLNALQADAPAGDQG